Below is a window of Halomicrobium mukohataei DSM 12286 DNA.
CGTCGAGGACATCCGCTACAAGCGGATCATCATGATGACCGACGCCGACGTGGACGGAGCCCACATTCGGACGCTCCTGTTGACCCTGTTCTACCGCCACATGAAGCCGCTGCTTGAAGCTGGCTACGTCTACGCCGCCCAGCCCCCGCTGTATCGGGTCCGGTACAACGGCGAGACCTACGACGCGATGACCGAGGCAGAGCGGGATCGACTCGTCGAGGAGAAGTGTGGCGGCGACCCCGATCAGGTCCAGCGGTTCAAGGGCCTCGGAGAGATGAATCCCCAGCAGCTGTGGGATACGACGATGGATCCCGATCAGCGGATCCTCAAGCAGATCACCATCGAGGACGCCGCGGCCGCAGACAAGATGTTCTCGGTGCTGATGGGCGACGCGGTCGAACCCCGCAAGGAGTTCATCAAGGAGCACTCGCCGGAAGCCGACTGGGTGGACATCTAACATGAGTTCTGAAGCACCTGACCCCGACGATCCGCAGGCGGCATCGCGCGTCGACCGCGTCCGCATCGAGGACGAGATGGAACAGAGCTACATCGACTACGCGATGAGCGTCATCGCCGGTCGTGCGCTCCCGGACGTTCGCGACGGGCTCAAGCCCGTCCACCGCCGGATCCTCTACGCGATGCACGAGATGGGCGTCTCCTCGCGCTCGGCTCACCGCAAGTCCTCCTCGATCGTCGGGGAGACGATGGGTGATTACCACCCCCACGGAGACAGCGCGATCTACGACACACTCGTCCGGATGGCCCAGCCGTTCTCGATGCGGTATCCGCTCGTGGACGGACAGGGGAACTTCGGCTCGATGGACGGCGACCCCGCGGCCGCGATGCGCTACACCGAGGCCCGGATGTCGCCGATCTCTGAGGAGTTGCTCGCCGACATCGAGAAAGACACCGTCGACTTCCAGTCGAACTACGACGACCGACTCCGGGAGCCGGAGGTCCTGCCGTCGGCGATGCCGAACCTGCTGGTCAACGGTTCCTCGGGAATCGCCGTCGGGATGTCGACGAACATCCCACCACACAACCTCGGCGAGGTGATCGACGCGACGGTCCACCTCATCGACAACCCCGACTGCGAGGTCGAGGACCTGATGGACCACGTCAAGGGACCGGACTTCCCGACCGGCGGCAACATCGTCGGCAAGGACGCCATCTACTCGGCGTACGCGACGGGTCGCGGTCGCCTCCGCGTCCGGGCGGACTACGAGGTCGATCCCGAGGAGAACCGGATCGTCGTCACCGAGATCCCGTACCAGGAGAACAAGGCCCGGATGGTCGAGCGGATCGCCGAAGACGTCAACGAGGGCGTCATCGAGGGGATCGCGGACCTCCGCGACGAGTCGGACCGCAACGGCGTCCGCATCGTCGTCGAGCTCAAGCGCGGCGCGAACGTCGACGTGGTCGAGAACCAGCTCTTAGAGAGCCACCTCGAATCGACCTTCGGCGTCATCAACCTCGCCTTAGTCGACGACGAGCCCCGCGTGCTCACGCTCAAAGAGACGCTCGAACACTACGTCGCGCATCGCAAGGAGGTCGTGCGTCGGCGCTCGCAGTTCGAACTCGACGAGGCTCAGGACCGCGCACACATCCTCGAAGGTCGCCTGAAGGCGCTGCAAAACGTCGACGACGTGGTCGAGCTGATCCAGGACTCGGAGGACCGCGACGAGGCGCGCACCGAGCTACGGAGCCAGTTCGACTTCTCCGAGGAACAGGCGGCCCACATCGTCCGGATGCAGCTTGGCTCGCTCACGTCGATGGAGACCGCGGAGATCGAGTCGGAGTACGAGGACGTACAGGCCCGAATCGAACGGCTCCAGACGATCCTCGACTCCGAGGACGAACTGCTGACGGTCATCAAAGACGAGCTCCGCGAGATCAAAGCGGAGTACGACGACGACCGCAAGACCT
It encodes the following:
- the gyrA gene encoding DNA gyrase subunit A, whose product is MSSEAPDPDDPQAASRVDRVRIEDEMEQSYIDYAMSVIAGRALPDVRDGLKPVHRRILYAMHEMGVSSRSAHRKSSSIVGETMGDYHPHGDSAIYDTLVRMAQPFSMRYPLVDGQGNFGSMDGDPAAAMRYTEARMSPISEELLADIEKDTVDFQSNYDDRLREPEVLPSAMPNLLVNGSSGIAVGMSTNIPPHNLGEVIDATVHLIDNPDCEVEDLMDHVKGPDFPTGGNIVGKDAIYSAYATGRGRLRVRADYEVDPEENRIVVTEIPYQENKARMVERIAEDVNEGVIEGIADLRDESDRNGVRIVVELKRGANVDVVENQLLESHLESTFGVINLALVDDEPRVLTLKETLEHYVAHRKEVVRRRSQFELDEAQDRAHILEGRLKALQNVDDVVELIQDSEDRDEARTELRSQFDFSEEQAAHIVRMQLGSLTSMETAEIESEYEDVQARIERLQTILDSEDELLTVIKDELREIKAEYDDDRKTSILEAEGEVTHEDLIPEEDCVVVITEDDYIKRMPVDAFDAQNRGGKGIIGSDPKDGDRVSKVFRANSHDYLLCFTNQGQVYRLKTYEIPEMSRTARGKSAVNIIDLGDDEEITAVVSTDDFEEDECLTMVTRNGYVKRTCVDEFENILSTGIIAAKLEDGDALVDVEVTDDSGDLVVATEGGMTIRFDESEVREMGRSARGVRGIDLQDGDKVAAMVATDDHDDRALLTVTENGYGKRTLLAEYSKQSRYGKGLIDIKTDDRNGRVATAKAVREDDHLVIMSESGQIMRIPAGDVSQVGRNTKGVKIMALDGVDNVASVTVVPAEVENDE